CCCGACATCCTCGGAAACAAATTCCACATTTTTTTCTCGGTGCAGGGGCTCTTTTTGTCTTGTAAAAACATACGTTTTCTTCTCCCCGTAAGGCCAGTCTCCAAAACCCAGAACCTGTTCATATGTTTTTCTGCCCATAAGGACTGTACCGATTGATGCGTAAAACTCGGAGTAGCCGTAGTCGGTTTCTGAGTTGTTTTCGTATTCGATTAACCAGTCTATGCTTCCGTCTTTTCGGGCTATGTAGCCGTCGAGGCTGCAGGCGATGTAAAGTTTAATTCTGGGATTATTTTCTTTCACTGCCTCTTCCCCTTTTAGTGATTATTTGATTTTATGTGATTTTGCTTCTTATTTATTGTTTCATTTCAGTTGTTTTATTCAGGCCGTTCGCAAGCGAACGGGACAGGACAGACGGGGATAAGCTATTCATGCAGCTCGGGTGAAGTTTTTGCTTTGTTTTTCTTCTGTCTTTGCCGGATTTATCTGGAAATGTAGTATCTCTCACATAGTGGTTTCCTATAATACCAAATATCCATAAAATTGGTCTCCTATACAAGACCGCTTTTCAGCAAAACTCTAAGAAATCCAAACCTTTATACCTCTTCCTTTCCCAAAAACTCCTCATGTCCTTCCCAGGCATCCCGCTTCCCCTAAAAACAGAACATTCTGCCAGAGACCGCCTCTACTGGAACTTCTTCAATATGATTCCCTTCCTGATCGGTTCAATTGCAATTGCCAGGGACTCGATCAAATGGGTAGCAGTTTACATAGGAATAGCTCTCTTTTTCTTTCTGGTAATCGAATTTCGCTTTGCCTGCACCCACTGCCTTTATTACATCAGGAGCAAGGGCTGCGTAAAGTGCATGATGCTTTCTGGAGTGCCAAAGATTTTCAAAGCCCGTCCCGGACCTCACAGCCCTTTTGAAAAAGCAATGACTGTGCTTGGGGCTCTGCCTATGTTTTTCTTTCCGGTTTACTGGCTGGTCAGGGACCCTATGCTACTGGGGGCCTATATTGTAGCCTGGGCACTCTTCTTTCTGACCGCCCGCCGGTACGAGTGCGTAAGGTGCCTTAACTTTGAGTGCCCTATGAACCGGGTGCCTGCAGACATGAAGAAAGAATTTGAGAAAAGGGATGACCGTTCAGAGAAGATTGAAC
The genomic region above belongs to Methanosarcina horonobensis HB-1 = JCM 15518 and contains:
- a CDS encoding dihydrofolate reductase family protein yields the protein MKENNPRIKLYIACSLDGYIARKDGSIDWLIEYENNSETDYGYSEFYASIGTVLMGRKTYEQVLGFGDWPYGEKKTYVFTRQKEPLHREKNVEFVSEDVGEFVRRLKENTDEDIWLVGGSQLIKVFLEEDLVDDMIVFVVPIILGSGISLFDRIGKEFRLKIVDTERYESGLVKLKYEIEG